A genomic segment from Pseudomonas sessilinigenes encodes:
- a CDS encoding MDR family MFS transporter gives MAGDALLRPVGEPSRRDWIAVMSAMLGAFMAVLDIQITNSSLKDIQGALSATLEEGSWISTSYLVAEIIMIPLTAWLVQLLSARRLAVWVSVGFLIASLLCSMAWSLESMIVFRALQGFTGGALIPLAFTLTLIKLPEHHRAKGMAMFAMTATFAPSIGPTLGGWLTENWGWEYIFYINVPPGLLMIAGLLYGLEKKPAHWELLKSTDYTGILTLGLGLGCLQVFLEEGHRKDWLESSLIVTLGSIALISLSAFVIVQLSKPNPLINLGILGNRNFGLSSISSLGMGVGLYGSIYLLPLYLAQIQNYNALQIGEVIMWMGVPQLFLIPLVPKLMRYVSPKWLCALGFGLFGLASFSSGVLNPDFAGPQFNQIQIIRALGQPLIMVTISLIATVYIQPQDAGSASSLFNILRNLGGAIGIALLATLLDARTKTYFDYLREAVVPGNPQVAERLANLTEKLGNDTAALGKLSEITHQQALIMAYNDAFHFVGIALGISMLAILLTKALPQGAKAGEAH, from the coding sequence ATGGCCGGTGACGCTTTACTGCGCCCGGTCGGAGAGCCCAGCCGGCGCGACTGGATCGCGGTCATGAGCGCCATGCTCGGTGCCTTCATGGCGGTCCTGGACATCCAGATCACCAACTCTTCGCTCAAGGACATCCAGGGCGCCCTCTCCGCGACCCTGGAGGAAGGCTCATGGATCTCCACCTCCTACCTGGTGGCGGAAATCATCATGATTCCTCTCACCGCCTGGCTGGTGCAGTTGCTCTCGGCACGCCGGCTGGCGGTCTGGGTGTCGGTGGGATTCCTTATCGCCTCCCTGCTCTGCTCCATGGCCTGGAGCCTGGAAAGCATGATCGTGTTCCGCGCCCTGCAGGGCTTCACCGGCGGCGCACTGATTCCCCTGGCATTCACCCTGACCCTGATCAAGCTCCCCGAGCACCACCGGGCCAAGGGCATGGCCATGTTCGCCATGACCGCCACCTTCGCCCCCTCCATTGGCCCGACCCTCGGTGGCTGGCTGACAGAGAACTGGGGCTGGGAATACATCTTCTATATCAACGTCCCCCCGGGGCTGCTGATGATTGCCGGCCTGCTGTACGGCCTGGAGAAGAAACCTGCCCATTGGGAGCTGCTCAAGAGCACCGACTACACCGGCATCCTCACCCTGGGGCTGGGACTGGGATGCCTGCAGGTGTTCCTCGAGGAAGGCCATCGCAAGGACTGGCTGGAATCGAGCCTGATCGTCACCCTGGGCAGCATCGCCTTGATCAGCCTGAGCGCGTTCGTCATTGTCCAACTGTCCAAGCCCAATCCACTGATCAACCTGGGAATTCTGGGCAATCGCAACTTCGGCCTGTCGAGCATCTCCAGCCTGGGCATGGGGGTCGGCCTTTACGGCTCGATCTACCTGCTGCCGCTGTACCTGGCGCAGATCCAGAACTACAACGCCCTGCAGATCGGCGAGGTGATCATGTGGATGGGCGTTCCGCAGCTGTTCCTGATCCCGCTGGTTCCCAAGCTGATGCGCTATGTCTCGCCCAAATGGCTGTGCGCCCTGGGTTTTGGCCTGTTCGGCCTGGCAAGCTTCTCATCAGGCGTACTCAACCCGGATTTCGCTGGCCCGCAGTTCAACCAGATCCAGATCATCCGCGCCCTGGGCCAGCCATTGATCATGGTGACCATCTCGCTGATCGCCACGGTCTACATACAGCCACAGGATGCCGGCTCGGCCTCCAGCCTGTTCAACATACTGCGCAACCTGGGCGGTGCGATCGGCATCGCCTTGCTGGCAACCCTGCTGGATGCCAGGACCAAGACTTACTTCGACTATCTGCGCGAAGCCGTTGTGCCAGGCAACCCACAAGTCGCGGAACGCCTGGCCAACCTCACGGAGAAGCTCGGCAACGATACCGCGGCCCTGGGCAAGCTGAGCGAAATCACCCATCAACAAGCGCTGATCATGGCTTACAACGATGCATTCCATTTTGTCGGCATCGCCCTGGGCATCAGCATGCTGGCCATCCTCCTGACCAAGGCCCTGCCCCAGGGAGCCAAGGCCGGTGAAGCTCACTGA
- a CDS encoding HlyD family secretion protein yields the protein MPAQLKRRLFIFLFVILLVALGFLGHWWFHGRFYEVTDNAYVQGEITRVSSQLSARIDEVLVQDNQHVEQGQLLARLERADFQLAVDRALAALATREAERLQAQSKLTQQGSLIAASEAQVASSQATLGRSQIDLSRAQTLRKPGYVSEERVTTLSADNHIARSQVARAQADLQGQRQQVSALSADIKRLDALIANARADLAQAQLNLSRSEIHAPISGIIGQRAARNGQVVQAGAYLLSIVPDQDIWVQANFKETQIGHMRPGQPAELTFDAYGDTPIQARVESLFAASGAQFSLLPPDNATGNFTKVVQRIPVKLTFASDNPLQGKIRPGMSVTVKVNIKDPADGR from the coding sequence ATGCCTGCCCAACTCAAGCGTCGCCTGTTCATCTTCCTGTTCGTGATCCTGCTGGTAGCCCTGGGTTTCCTCGGTCATTGGTGGTTCCACGGACGTTTTTACGAAGTGACCGACAATGCTTATGTCCAAGGCGAAATAACCCGGGTCTCCAGCCAGCTCAGTGCACGCATCGATGAAGTACTGGTGCAAGACAACCAGCATGTGGAACAGGGTCAACTGCTGGCACGCCTGGAGCGCGCCGACTTCCAACTGGCCGTTGATCGTGCCCTGGCCGCCCTGGCTACCCGCGAGGCCGAACGCCTGCAGGCCCAGAGCAAGCTGACCCAACAAGGCAGCCTTATCGCCGCCAGCGAGGCCCAGGTTGCATCGAGCCAGGCCACCCTGGGCCGTTCGCAAATCGACCTGTCCCGGGCCCAGACCCTGCGCAAGCCTGGCTACGTATCTGAAGAGCGGGTCACCACGCTCTCCGCCGACAACCATATTGCCCGCTCCCAGGTCGCCAGGGCCCAGGCCGACCTGCAGGGCCAACGCCAGCAAGTCAGCGCCCTGAGTGCCGATATCAAGCGCTTGGACGCCCTGATCGCCAACGCCCGGGCCGACCTGGCCCAAGCGCAGTTGAACCTGAGCCGCAGCGAGATCCATGCCCCCATCAGCGGCATCATCGGCCAGCGCGCCGCCCGCAATGGCCAAGTGGTTCAGGCCGGCGCCTACCTGCTGTCGATCGTTCCGGACCAGGACATCTGGGTCCAGGCCAACTTCAAGGAAACCCAGATCGGCCACATGCGCCCGGGACAGCCAGCCGAGCTGACCTTCGATGCCTATGGCGACACCCCGATCCAAGCCCGGGTCGAGAGTTTGTTCGCCGCTTCGGGCGCGCAGTTCAGCCTGCTGCCACCGGACAACGCCACCGGCAACTTCACCAAGGTGGTACAACGCATCCCGGTGAAATTGACCTTCGCCAGCGACAACCCGCTGCAAGGCAAGATCCGCCCGGGCATGTCCGTGACCGTCAAAGTGAACATCAAAGACCCAGCCGATGGCCGGTGA
- the gltX gene encoding glutamate--tRNA ligase: MTTVRTRIAPSPTGDPHVGTAYIALFNYCFAKQHGGEFILRIEDTDQLRSTRESEQQIFDALRWLGINWSEGPDVGGPHGPYRQSERGEIYQKYAQQLVDLGHAFPCFCTAEELDQMRAEQMARGETPRYDGRALLLSKEEVARRLAAGEPHVIRMKVPTEGVCVVPDMLRGDVEIPWDRMDMQVLMKTDGLPTYFLANVVDDHLMGITHVLRGEEWLPSAPKLILLYEYFGWEQPQLCYMPLLRNPDKSKLSKRKNPTSVTFYERMGFMPEAMLNYLGRMGWSMPDEREKFSLQEMVDNFDLSRVSLGGPIFDIEKLSWLNGQWLRDLPVQEFAARVQKWAFNSDYMMKIAPHVQGRVETFSQIAPLGGFFFAGGVAPDAKLFESKKLSGDQVRQLMQLILWKLESLRQWEKDTITATIQAVVESLELKLRDAMPLMFAAITGQASSVSVLDAMEILGPDLTRYRLRQAIDLLGGVSKKENKEWEKLLGAIA; encoded by the coding sequence ATGACCACCGTCCGTACGCGCATCGCGCCATCGCCTACCGGGGATCCCCACGTAGGTACTGCTTATATCGCTTTGTTCAACTACTGCTTCGCCAAGCAGCATGGCGGTGAGTTCATCCTGCGTATCGAAGACACCGACCAGTTGCGCTCGACCCGCGAGTCCGAGCAGCAGATCTTCGATGCCTTGCGCTGGCTGGGTATCAACTGGAGCGAAGGCCCGGATGTTGGCGGCCCTCACGGCCCGTATCGCCAGAGCGAGCGCGGTGAGATCTATCAGAAGTACGCCCAGCAACTGGTGGACCTGGGTCACGCCTTCCCGTGCTTCTGCACCGCTGAAGAGCTGGACCAGATGCGCGCCGAGCAAATGGCGCGCGGCGAGACCCCGCGCTATGACGGCCGTGCCTTGTTGCTGTCCAAGGAAGAAGTGGCCCGGCGCCTGGCTGCCGGCGAACCCCACGTGATCCGCATGAAGGTGCCCACCGAAGGCGTCTGCGTGGTGCCCGACATGCTGCGTGGCGATGTCGAGATCCCGTGGGATCGCATGGACATGCAGGTGCTGATGAAGACCGATGGCTTGCCGACCTACTTCCTGGCCAACGTGGTGGATGACCACCTGATGGGCATCACCCACGTGCTGCGTGGTGAGGAATGGCTGCCGTCGGCACCGAAGCTGATCCTGCTGTACGAGTATTTTGGTTGGGAGCAGCCGCAGTTGTGCTACATGCCACTGCTGCGCAACCCGGACAAGAGCAAACTGTCCAAGCGCAAGAACCCGACTTCGGTGACGTTCTACGAGCGCATGGGCTTCATGCCCGAGGCGATGCTCAACTACCTGGGGCGCATGGGCTGGTCGATGCCGGACGAGCGCGAGAAGTTCTCGCTGCAGGAAATGGTCGATAACTTCGACTTGTCGCGGGTGTCCCTGGGCGGCCCGATCTTCGATATCGAGAAATTGTCCTGGCTCAACGGCCAGTGGCTGCGTGACTTGCCGGTGCAGGAGTTCGCCGCGCGGGTGCAGAAGTGGGCGTTCAACAGCGACTACATGATGAAGATCGCTCCCCATGTGCAGGGGCGGGTAGAAACCTTCAGCCAGATCGCGCCGTTGGGTGGCTTCTTTTTTGCCGGTGGGGTCGCGCCGGATGCCAAGCTGTTCGAGTCCAAGAAACTGTCCGGTGACCAGGTGCGTCAACTGATGCAACTGATCCTGTGGAAGCTCGAAAGCCTGCGCCAGTGGGAGAAGGACACGATCACCGCGACCATTCAGGCTGTGGTGGAGTCCCTGGAGTTGAAGCTGCGCGATGCCATGCCACTGATGTTCGCCGCCATCACGGGTCAGGCCAGTTCGGTGTCGGTGCTCGATGCCATGGAAATCCTCGGTCCGGACCTGACTCGTTACCGTTTGCGCCAGGCCATCGACCTGCTGGGCGGTGTGTCGAAGAAAGAAAACAAGGAATGGGAGAAGCTGCTGGGCGCCATCGCCTGA
- a CDS encoding TetR/AcrR family transcriptional regulator, with the protein MNDKKAQTRERILQAASSALIRRGPAEPSVGEVMGAAGLTVGGFYAHFESKDALMLEAFSQLLAYRRGLLEEMDAGLSGEERRALAAAFYLSRKHRDSSELACPIPASIGELGRLPEGFRQALSEHMELMVAQLADCPEDTDKALADLALMVGGLSLARALGPGELSDRLLRAAKSAVL; encoded by the coding sequence ATGAACGATAAAAAAGCTCAGACCCGTGAACGCATTCTCCAGGCTGCCAGCTCGGCACTGATTCGACGTGGCCCGGCCGAGCCCAGTGTGGGTGAGGTAATGGGGGCTGCCGGGCTGACGGTGGGTGGTTTCTATGCGCATTTCGAGAGCAAGGATGCGCTGATGCTCGAGGCATTCAGCCAGTTGCTCGCCTATCGGCGCGGCTTGCTCGAGGAAATGGACGCCGGCCTTTCTGGCGAGGAGCGGCGAGCCCTGGCTGCGGCATTCTACCTGTCACGCAAGCATCGCGACTCCAGTGAGTTGGCCTGCCCGATTCCGGCGTCGATCGGAGAGCTTGGGCGCTTGCCCGAGGGCTTTCGGCAGGCCTTGAGTGAGCATATGGAGCTGATGGTCGCGCAATTGGCCGACTGCCCGGAAGATACCGACAAGGCCCTGGCCGATCTGGCATTGATGGTGGGTGGCCTGTCCCTGGCCCGCGCCCTGGGGCCTGGCGAATTGTCCGACCGCTTGTTGCGAGCAGCCAAATCCGCAGTGCTATGA
- a CDS encoding acyl-CoA thioesterase, with product MSWDLATPFIIDLQVAAEDIDGLGHANNAVYVTWLERCAWRHSQRLGLDLAEYRRLDRAMAVVRHEIDYLAAAYEGDELQLATWIVDWDQRLKMTRRFQLVRPSDGSTLLRAQTTFVCIELSSGKPKRMPVEFLDGYGPALQSS from the coding sequence ATGAGTTGGGATCTGGCAACGCCATTCATCATCGATTTGCAGGTGGCGGCCGAGGATATCGATGGCTTGGGGCATGCCAATAATGCGGTCTATGTCACCTGGCTGGAGCGTTGCGCCTGGCGCCATTCCCAGCGCCTGGGGCTGGACCTGGCCGAATATCGCCGGCTGGACCGGGCCATGGCTGTGGTGCGGCATGAAATCGATTACCTGGCGGCGGCCTATGAGGGCGATGAGCTGCAATTGGCCACCTGGATCGTCGATTGGGACCAGCGCCTGAAGATGACCCGGCGCTTCCAGCTGGTTCGTCCGAGTGACGGCAGCACCTTGTTGCGGGCCCAGACCACCTTCGTCTGCATTGAGCTATCCAGCGGCAAGCCCAAGCGCATGCCTGTCGAGTTTCTCGATGGCTACGGACCGGCATTGCAATCGTCTTGA
- a CDS encoding tRNA dihydrouridine synthase — protein MQIALAPMEGLVDNILRDVLTRVGGIDWCVTEFIRVNDRLLTPAYFHKLAPELLQGAQTAAGVPLRVQLLGSDPVCLAENAALACELGSEVIDLNFGCPAKTVNKSRGGAVLLKEPELLNQIVEHVRRAVPAHIPVTAKMRLGFDSPDGALVCATALAEGGAEHIVVHARTKVDGYKPPAHWEWIPRVQEVVKVPVFANGDIWSVEDWRRCREISGVEDIMLGRGLVSRPDLARQIAAARAGEEVVEMSWAELLPLIHDFWAQVVEQLTPRSAPGRLKQWLAMLTRNYPEAVELFTALRRETELEQVGRLLGVPCSVAA, from the coding sequence ATGCAAATTGCCCTGGCGCCCATGGAGGGGTTGGTCGACAACATCCTGCGGGATGTACTGACTCGTGTTGGCGGGATCGACTGGTGTGTCACCGAGTTCATCCGTGTCAACGACCGTCTGCTGACGCCTGCCTATTTCCACAAGCTCGCTCCCGAGTTGTTGCAGGGCGCACAGACTGCGGCTGGTGTGCCGCTGCGCGTGCAGCTGCTGGGCTCCGACCCGGTCTGCCTGGCCGAGAACGCAGCCTTGGCCTGTGAGCTGGGGAGTGAGGTCATCGATCTGAACTTCGGCTGCCCAGCCAAGACCGTCAACAAGTCGCGGGGTGGGGCGGTGCTGCTCAAGGAGCCCGAACTGCTGAACCAGATCGTCGAGCATGTACGGCGTGCGGTGCCGGCGCATATCCCGGTCACGGCGAAAATGCGCTTGGGGTTCGATAGCCCGGATGGCGCACTGGTATGCGCTACCGCGCTGGCCGAAGGCGGCGCCGAGCATATCGTGGTGCATGCGCGGACCAAGGTCGATGGTTACAAGCCGCCGGCCCACTGGGAGTGGATCCCTCGGGTGCAGGAAGTGGTCAAGGTGCCGGTGTTCGCCAATGGCGATATCTGGAGTGTCGAGGACTGGCGGCGCTGCCGGGAAATCAGCGGGGTCGAGGACATCATGCTGGGGCGCGGGCTGGTCTCGCGTCCGGACCTGGCCCGGCAGATCGCTGCAGCGCGAGCTGGTGAAGAGGTGGTGGAGATGTCCTGGGCCGAGTTACTGCCATTGATCCATGACTTCTGGGCCCAGGTGGTGGAGCAGTTGACGCCGCGTTCGGCCCCGGGGCGGCTCAAGCAATGGCTGGCGATGTTGACCCGCAACTACCCCGAGGCGGTCGAGTTGTTCACCGCGTTGCGCCGGGAAACCGAGCTGGAGCAGGTTGGCAGGCTGCTGGGCGTGCCATGCAGCGTGGCAGCCTGA
- a CDS encoding Hsp20 family protein — MSTAFSLAPLFRSSVGFDRFNDLFESALRNEPGSSYPPYNVEKHGDDQYRIVIAAAGFQEQDLELQVEKGVLTVSGGKRDANESVTYLHQGIAQRAFKLSFRLADHIEVKAAALNNGLLNIDLLRVVPEEAKPKRIPINGAQQPALQH; from the coding sequence ATGAGTACTGCATTTTCCCTGGCACCCCTGTTTCGCTCCTCGGTCGGTTTTGACCGTTTCAATGACCTGTTCGAATCGGCATTGCGCAACGAGCCGGGTAGCAGCTATCCACCCTACAACGTCGAAAAGCACGGCGACGACCAGTATCGCATCGTCATTGCGGCCGCCGGCTTCCAGGAGCAGGACCTGGAGTTGCAAGTGGAGAAAGGCGTGTTGACCGTGAGCGGCGGCAAGCGTGACGCCAACGAGAGTGTCACCTACCTGCACCAGGGCATCGCCCAGCGCGCGTTCAAGCTGTCCTTCCGTCTTGCCGACCACATCGAAGTCAAGGCAGCGGCCTTGAACAACGGCCTGCTGAACATCGATCTGCTGCGGGTCGTGCCGGAAGAGGCCAAGCCCAAGCGCATTCCGATCAATGGTGCGCAGCAACCGGCTTTGCAGCACTAA